A window of the Flavobacterium sangjuense genome harbors these coding sequences:
- a CDS encoding T9SS type B sorting domain-containing protein, whose amino-acid sequence MKMKSYYLLFVLLFSLNCFSQFSKTHYIPALSCSANVTPDEQFLYISTPNVNPVNFRIIEIGGNVITGTVSRNVPYVYSVGFGSGTQLSVDTSLVSSVLNNKGYIVEADDLVYVSARLTDVSGNQAGELVSKGLASLGLRFRIGAFENNLVPGYSEIHYTFVTVLATENNTTVNFSGIRTGVQLINSGTGSNPYSIVLNRGESYVMAVQGPNDANRNGLIGSLVLADKPIAVNCGSFGGTNATGNLDLGFDQIVPAERLITNDYIFIKSTGIDAVEKILLVADEDTQITLNGSAPVYNILAGEYLALTGADYTANGNLYVSSTHKIFAYQSVGDGSAVDQRNQELFFVPPLSCQTPRVIDNIPFIDFVGTRQFTGRVTLVTTTGATLNFIINGTNYTLAGLAGIGVNVDGPLTVTGNANYETYVLTGLTGNVSVYSTGELYLAAYGSEQAATFGGYYSGFTFKPEISFNEVDVTQLGCIPNSVLSVNSLSPFDVFQWYFNGSLIPGATNNTYQPLNAPTGLGPGYYYVSATIAGCTTPKDSDNIPVSSCPNDSDNDAVNDNIDLDNDNDGITNCTESFGDQNFNLTNTTAGTIAVGASYNNPYTGAIAFSGTATPSATPIVGDAIGNFVTEAAQGKENTVSYTVSNFTTPISLAIEYATVANATDLFTSSTEIRITCPVNKTLTVLNPNNELLIDTNYDGIYESGITEYSSFEIRFRLNSSVSLAAGTGTFSIRGNLINSIIITNINLSDTSTSRVALRLIATCIPKDSDADGVADQNDLDSDNDSIADLYEAQAQSSTTLSHVDVNGDGIDDAFGNGIVATDTDADGVLNYLDLDSDNDGIHDLDEAGFNMTDADSNGTIDGSNFGTNGLFNTLETAADSGIIKPIYVLADTDADGIYNAIELDSDNDLCNDVIEAGYLDSNLDGLLGGTTPPTVNPNNGLVTSGIGYGNPNADYTTAAPIVINTQPQSASACELGSVTFTISTNTVTTYQWQVSTDSGATWSLIFNNATYSGAATTALTVSNVTPSMVGYQYRVYLIKNGNACGLYSSAAVLTTYPLPVITTPISLKQCDDDTDGISTFNLTQKNDVISANYLIETFTYYTTLAAANTENSAFLIANPIAFTSGNASVYARVENSNGCYRVARIDLMVSVTQIPPSYVIPNQYLCDDYLDAVNDDRDGISGPYNFTSITNSLLGFLPGPSTNYSIKYYKNEADFLAETDALGNSLEITNTTTYRNIGYPNTQTIWVRVESTLDNSCYGFKTFDVVVEALPTANPINALNLLRHCDDNQDGIYGFDTSAIQAAVLNGQTGVNVKYFRANGTQLTTPLPNPFYVNGSEIITIRVENNNTQTGGQPCFDDETLEFIVDDLPEAFAVSSSLTSICDEEINPVDQNGLHDFDTSTFQSTILGSQTGVNVYYFDENNNPLPSPLPNPFTTGTQNVRVVVENQINTTCTAQLTIPFVVYPTPKIDLEEDIIICLPATQALIDAGILDGTPTSDYSFVWYTNNVANGATGPTFLVTTPGTYSVDVTNIYGCTKTRVITVTGSEIATIQSIDVVDLAEINTITVNVTGLGQYEFAIDDVNGPYRDSNFFENVPMGLHEIYVRDKNGCGSVGPVTVAVLGIPHYFTPNGDGYNDYWNVKGVSAQFNYRSTIYIFDRFGKLLKQIGTTGAGWDGTFNGHPMPADDYWYNIKFEDGRSAKGHFTLKR is encoded by the coding sequence ATGAAAATGAAGTCCTACTATTTACTTTTTGTTTTACTTTTTTCGTTAAATTGTTTTTCACAATTTAGTAAAACCCATTATATCCCAGCTCTTTCCTGTTCAGCAAATGTAACTCCTGATGAACAATTTTTATACATCTCAACACCAAACGTAAATCCGGTCAATTTCAGGATTATAGAAATTGGAGGTAATGTAATCACAGGAACTGTTTCCAGAAATGTTCCTTATGTATATAGTGTTGGTTTTGGTAGTGGTACTCAACTAAGTGTTGATACAAGTTTAGTAAGTTCCGTTTTAAACAATAAAGGATATATTGTTGAAGCTGATGATTTAGTCTATGTCTCAGCCAGACTTACTGACGTAAGCGGCAATCAAGCTGGAGAATTAGTATCAAAAGGTTTGGCTTCACTGGGACTTCGCTTCCGAATTGGAGCCTTTGAAAATAATTTAGTACCGGGTTATTCTGAAATCCATTATACTTTTGTTACTGTTTTAGCAACTGAGAATAACACAACTGTCAATTTTAGTGGCATTAGAACCGGAGTGCAATTAATTAATAGTGGAACAGGCAGCAACCCTTATAGCATCGTTTTAAACAGAGGCGAAAGTTATGTCATGGCGGTTCAAGGACCAAATGATGCCAATAGGAATGGATTAATTGGTTCTTTGGTATTAGCAGATAAGCCAATTGCAGTAAACTGCGGTTCTTTTGGTGGAACCAATGCCACAGGAAATCTTGATTTAGGTTTTGATCAAATAGTTCCTGCAGAACGATTGATTACAAATGATTATATTTTTATAAAAAGCACCGGAATTGACGCTGTAGAAAAAATCCTTTTGGTAGCTGATGAAGACACTCAGATAACATTAAACGGCTCTGCACCTGTTTATAATATCCTTGCCGGTGAATATTTGGCATTAACCGGAGCTGATTATACTGCCAATGGAAACTTATATGTTAGTTCAACCCATAAAATCTTTGCCTATCAAAGTGTTGGTGATGGTAGTGCTGTAGATCAAAGAAATCAGGAGCTGTTTTTTGTACCACCATTAAGTTGCCAAACTCCAAGGGTAATTGACAATATTCCATTTATTGATTTTGTTGGTACCCGTCAGTTTACAGGAAGAGTAACCTTAGTTACAACTACTGGTGCTACTCTCAATTTTATTATTAATGGTACAAACTATACTTTGGCAGGTTTAGCGGGAATTGGAGTAAATGTAGACGGACCTTTAACCGTAACCGGAAATGCAAATTATGAAACCTATGTACTGACTGGTTTAACGGGTAATGTTTCTGTATACTCAACCGGCGAATTGTATTTAGCTGCTTATGGTTCTGAACAAGCTGCAACCTTTGGCGGATATTATTCCGGTTTTACTTTCAAACCCGAAATATCCTTTAACGAAGTTGATGTAACGCAATTGGGTTGTATTCCAAACTCAGTTCTAAGTGTAAATTCACTTAGCCCTTTTGACGTATTTCAATGGTATTTTAATGGAAGTCTAATTCCAGGTGCTACGAATAATACGTACCAACCTTTGAATGCTCCGACAGGTCTTGGTCCTGGATATTATTATGTTTCAGCAACTATTGCCGGCTGCACCACTCCAAAAGACTCAGACAATATTCCCGTGAGTTCTTGCCCAAACGATAGTGATAATGATGCCGTAAATGATAATATTGACCTTGACAATGACAACGACGGAATTACAAATTGCACGGAATCATTTGGTGATCAAAATTTCAATCTGACCAATACGACTGCAGGAACAATTGCTGTAGGAGCAAGTTACAATAATCCTTATACCGGAGCAATTGCTTTTTCAGGAACAGCAACACCATCTGCAACTCCTATTGTTGGTGACGCTATTGGAAATTTTGTAACAGAAGCTGCACAAGGAAAAGAAAACACAGTAAGTTATACCGTTTCAAATTTCACCACGCCAATAAGTTTAGCGATAGAATATGCTACCGTCGCCAATGCTACCGATTTATTTACCTCTTCAACAGAAATCAGAATAACTTGTCCCGTAAATAAAACATTGACTGTTTTAAATCCAAACAATGAACTTTTGATTGACACTAATTATGATGGGATTTATGAAAGCGGCATCACTGAATATTCTTCTTTTGAAATCCGATTCCGATTGAATAGCAGCGTTTCATTAGCCGCCGGAACCGGGACTTTTTCCATCAGAGGAAATTTGATAAATTCGATTATCATAACCAACATCAATCTTTCAGACACAAGCACAAGCAGAGTTGCACTACGTTTAATTGCAACCTGCATTCCAAAAGATTCAGACGCTGATGGCGTTGCAGATCAAAACGATTTGGATAGCGATAATGATTCCATTGCCGATTTATACGAAGCTCAGGCACAAAGCAGTACAACACTTTCGCATGTTGATGTTAATGGAGACGGAATTGATGATGCTTTTGGTAACGGAATCGTTGCTACTGACACAGATGCTGATGGAGTTCTGAATTACTTAGATTTAGATTCAGACAATGACGGAATTCACGATTTAGATGAAGCCGGCTTCAATATGACTGATGCGGATAGCAATGGTACAATTGACGGCAGTAATTTTGGTACCAACGGATTATTCAATACATTGGAAACTGCTGCTGATAGTGGGATTATTAAACCTATTTATGTACTTGCCGACACTGATGCTGATGGAATTTACAATGCCATTGAATTAGATAGTGATAATGATTTATGTAATGACGTAATCGAAGCAGGTTATTTAGATAGCAATCTCGATGGATTATTGGGCGGAACAACGCCTCCAACAGTTAATCCCAACAACGGATTAGTAACAAGCGGAATCGGATATGGAAATCCAAATGCGGATTATACAACTGCTGCGCCAATAGTAATCAACACACAACCACAAAGTGCTTCAGCGTGTGAGCTAGGAAGTGTAACTTTTACTATCAGTACAAATACTGTCACTACTTATCAATGGCAAGTTTCAACTGATAGTGGAGCAACCTGGTCGCTGATTTTTAACAATGCTACTTATTCCGGTGCTGCTACAACTGCATTAACGGTTTCGAATGTAACGCCATCAATGGTTGGTTATCAGTATCGTGTGTATTTAATCAAAAATGGAAATGCTTGTGGATTATATTCATCGGCAGCTGTACTAACAACTTATCCGTTGCCAGTTATCACAACTCCAATCTCTTTAAAACAATGTGATGATGATACTGACGGAATTTCAACTTTCAATCTGACGCAAAAAAACGATGTCATTTCGGCCAATTATTTGATTGAAACCTTCACCTATTATACAACTCTTGCCGCCGCAAATACTGAAAACAGTGCGTTTTTAATTGCTAATCCTATTGCTTTCACTTCCGGAAATGCAAGTGTTTATGCCCGAGTTGAAAACAGCAACGGTTGTTATAGAGTAGCCCGAATTGATTTGATGGTGTCGGTAACCCAAATTCCGCCAAGCTATGTCATTCCAAATCAATATTTATGTGATGACTATTTGGATGCCGTTAATGATGACCGAGACGGAATCTCCGGACCATATAATTTCACCAGCATAACCAATAGTTTACTTGGGTTTCTGCCGGGACCAAGTACTAATTACAGTATAAAATATTATAAAAACGAAGCCGATTTCCTTGCCGAAACCGATGCTTTAGGGAATTCATTGGAAATAACGAATACTACAACTTATCGAAACATCGGTTACCCAAATACACAAACAATTTGGGTTCGTGTTGAAAGTACTTTAGACAATTCCTGTTATGGATTTAAAACATTCGATGTTGTTGTAGAAGCTTTGCCAACAGCTAATCCTATAAATGCTCTGAATCTTCTTCGTCATTGTGATGACAATCAGGATGGAATTTATGGTTTTGATACTTCGGCAATTCAAGCTGCTGTTTTGAATGGGCAAACCGGTGTAAACGTTAAGTATTTCAGAGCCAACGGTACCCAACTTACAACACCTTTACCAAATCCATTCTACGTAAACGGTTCGGAAATTATTACTATAAGAGTAGAAAACAACAACACACAAACTGGAGGACAACCTTGTTTTGATGATGAAACGCTGGAGTTCATTGTGGATGATTTGCCTGAAGCATTTGCCGTTTCTTCTAGTCTGACTTCAATATGTGATGAAGAAATTAATCCTGTTGACCAAAATGGATTGCACGATTTTGACACTTCAACATTTCAATCAACCATTCTTGGAAGCCAAACTGGGGTAAATGTTTATTATTTTGACGAAAACAATAATCCACTTCCAAGTCCGTTGCCAAATCCATTTACAACAGGAACTCAAAATGTTAGAGTCGTTGTTGAAAATCAGATCAATACAACATGTACGGCTCAGCTAACAATACCTTTTGTTGTTTATCCAACTCCGAAAATCGATTTAGAGGAAGACATTATCATCTGTTTGCCTGCAACACAAGCTTTGATTGATGCCGGAATTCTCGATGGTACGCCAACTTCAGATTATTCGTTTGTATGGTACACCAATAATGTAGCGAATGGTGCTACAGGTCCAACTTTTTTAGTAACGACACCCGGAACCTATAGTGTTGATGTTACCAATATTTATGGTTGCACCAAAACCAGAGTAATTACGGTTACCGGTTCCGAGATAGCCACCATTCAGTCTATTGATGTGGTCGATTTGGCTGAGATTAATACAATCACCGTTAACGTAACAGGTTTAGGTCAGTATGAATTTGCTATTGATGATGTCAACGGACCCTATCGCGACAGCAATTTCTTTGAAAATGTTCCTATGGGACTTCACGAAATTTATGTCCGTGATAAAAACGGCTGTGGTTCGGTTGGTCCGGTTACCGTTGCTGTACTAGGAATTCCACATTATTTCACACCAAACGGTGATGGTTATAACGACTATTGGAATGTAAAAGGTGTTAGTGCCCAATTTAATTATCGCTCAACAATTTACATCTTTGACCGTTTCGGAAAATTATTAAAACAAATTGGTACAACAGGTGCAGGTTGGGACGGAACATTCAACGGGCACCCAATGCCTGCGGATGATTATTGGTATAATATCAAATTTGAAGATGGACGAAGTGCCAAAGGGCATTTTACTTTAAAAAGATAG
- a CDS encoding ABC transporter permease — translation MKRLLAIELQKIWKNRASRILTLTYFILLTCLSLIASIKFDIGPIHIRLADQGIFNFPFIWHFNTYVAALLKIFLAVVIVSMMANEYSYGTLKQNLIDGMSKQEFVLSKFLTVVLFAFVSTLFVFVMSLILGYSFSSFNELGIVFSDLEYLLGYFVKLVGFFSFCLFLGVLIKRSAFAIGFLFVWFLGENISHAIIKYNFYNGVTPNLDKFYSYMPLEAMSNLIVEPGSRLSAVKTIGEQIGVNNTKDYSVHFSTVLVVLLWTALFIFLSYKIIKKRDL, via the coding sequence ATGAAAAGATTACTCGCCATAGAATTACAAAAAATCTGGAAAAACCGCGCCAGTAGGATATTGACGTTAACCTATTTTATATTATTGACTTGCTTATCCCTGATTGCTTCCATTAAATTTGACATAGGTCCAATACATATCCGATTGGCAGATCAGGGCATTTTTAATTTCCCTTTTATTTGGCATTTTAACACTTATGTGGCGGCATTGTTGAAAATATTTCTGGCTGTAGTTATTGTGTCAATGATGGCAAATGAATACAGTTATGGAACCTTAAAACAAAACCTTATTGATGGAATGAGCAAACAGGAGTTTGTGTTATCCAAATTTTTGACAGTTGTTTTATTTGCTTTTGTTTCTACCCTTTTTGTCTTTGTAATGTCATTGATTTTAGGGTATAGTTTTTCTTCTTTCAACGAATTAGGAATCGTATTTTCAGACTTGGAATATTTACTTGGATACTTTGTCAAACTGGTTGGATTCTTCTCATTTTGTTTATTTCTCGGAGTTTTAATAAAGCGTTCTGCTTTTGCAATAGGTTTTTTATTCGTCTGGTTTTTAGGTGAAAATATATCACATGCCATAATTAAATATAATTTTTATAATGGTGTCACTCCTAACCTCGATAAATTTTATAGCTACATGCCTCTTGAAGCAATGTCCAATTTAATTGTTGAACCAGGAAGTAGGTTAAGCGCTGTCAAAACAATTGGCGAACAAATCGGGGTGAACAATACAAAAGATTACAGCGTTCATTTTTCAACGGTTTTAGTTGTTTTGCTTTGGACAGCTTTATTCATTTTCTTATCCTATAAAATCATCAAGAAGAGAGATTTATAA
- a CDS encoding ABC transporter ATP-binding protein encodes MESTILSIKNLHKRYGKIHAVNNVSLEIHKGNVYGILGPNGSGKSTTLGIVLNVVNKTSGDYSWFDGTMQTHEALKKVGAIIERPNFYPYMTAKENLELVCKIKNIDYSKVNEKLEVVGLIDRKDSKFKTFSLGMKQRLAIASALLNDPEILILDEPTNGLDPQGIHQIRDIIRLIASQGTTILLASHLLDEVEKVCSHVLVLRFGKILYSGTVDGMTNQAGFFELQADNNSILIETLKNHPEVEKISEAEGKVIVHFKTQFDASLLNRYLAEKGIYLNHLVFKKVSLEEQFLELTKN; translated from the coding sequence TTGGAATCTACCATACTTTCTATCAAAAACCTTCACAAACGTTACGGTAAAATTCACGCCGTAAATAACGTTTCTCTCGAAATACATAAAGGCAATGTCTATGGAATTCTTGGACCAAATGGTTCCGGGAAATCTACAACTTTGGGTATTGTATTAAATGTTGTCAACAAAACTTCCGGTGATTACAGCTGGTTTGACGGAACTATGCAAACACATGAAGCACTAAAAAAAGTGGGAGCCATTATTGAGCGTCCGAATTTTTATCCTTACATGACAGCCAAAGAAAATCTGGAATTGGTTTGTAAAATAAAAAACATTGATTATTCCAAAGTAAATGAAAAGCTTGAAGTTGTTGGGCTGATTGATAGAAAAGACAGCAAGTTCAAAACCTTTTCTTTAGGAATGAAACAACGATTAGCTATTGCCTCTGCCCTTTTAAATGACCCTGAAATTTTAATTCTCGATGAACCAACTAATGGTTTAGACCCACAGGGAATCCATCAAATTCGCGATATTATTCGTTTGATTGCTTCACAAGGGACTACAATTTTATTGGCTTCTCATTTATTGGACGAAGTCGAAAAAGTGTGCAGTCATGTTTTGGTTTTGCGCTTTGGTAAAATTCTATATAGTGGTACTGTTGATGGCATGACTAATCAGGCTGGCTTTTTTGAATTGCAGGCTGATAATAATTCCATTCTCATAGAAACACTAAAAAATCATCCTGAAGTTGAAAAAATTTCGGAAGCAGAGGGAAAAGTTATTGTACATTTTAAAACCCAATTTGATGCTTCACTTTTGAATCGCTATTTGGCAGAAAAAGGAATTTATCTCAATCATTTGGTGTTTAAAAAAGTGAGTCTTGAAGAACAATTTCTTGAATTAACAAAAAACTAA
- a CDS encoding T9SS type B sorting domain-containing protein yields the protein MFFKKFHLLLLLMYGVASAQYIATDETYTPLQLIENVLINSGCASVTNVSVSGGNFATGENSWGYFNANGSTFPFAEGVILSTGKIIDAQGPNTFISDDGGGMGWTGDADLNAALSISNSLNATVLEFDFIPLGNQISFDYIFASEEYHGTATCIYSDGFAFLLKEVGSPTYQNLALIPSTTIPVKVTSVHPDIPGACSAQNEQYFDAFNPTEYPTNFNGQTVVLTAQSAVLSGHQYHIKLVIADEGNYRYDSAIFLKGSSFSFGVDLGSDRTFANNNPVCPNESLTLNGTAPGALSYQWNFNTNPIPGQNAATLNFNPPYTSAQNGTYSLTTTYSPTCTTVADIDLDFAPQLIIDKDTYTFCDVDALQDGISTIDFLSYLVPTLFSNLPAGYQVRFYNSPTSATPLLDSFRNTTAFQQIIYAKIENSNCYPAFPVTLNMHIFPETISDVTVGICNNDPITLTADGGFFHYTWDTIAGDETQSIQVTAPGTYRVNIENAANCTKIKTFTVIGSEVATIDNIIVHDFNENNSVEIIASGTGSYEYSIDGINFQNSPVFNNLSGLVYTAYVRDKNGCGTVEQQFYLIQIPNYFTPNGDGFNDYWNIKDINPLSHNAGAVIYIYDRFGKLLKQISTNGLGWDGKFNEKTMPADDYWYNIQLEDGRSARGHFTLKR from the coding sequence ATGTTTTTTAAAAAATTTCATCTCTTACTTTTATTAATGTATGGTGTAGCTTCTGCTCAATACATTGCTACAGATGAAACCTATACTCCGCTTCAGCTAATAGAGAACGTCCTGATAAACTCGGGTTGTGCATCTGTTACCAATGTTTCGGTATCAGGTGGTAATTTTGCTACAGGCGAAAACAGCTGGGGATACTTTAATGCTAACGGTTCAACTTTTCCCTTTGCTGAAGGAGTAATTCTTAGTACCGGAAAAATTATCGATGCACAAGGTCCAAATACTTTTATATCTGATGATGGAGGTGGAATGGGTTGGACCGGTGACGCTGATTTGAATGCAGCCTTAAGCATTAGCAATTCATTAAACGCAACTGTTTTGGAATTCGATTTTATCCCTTTGGGAAATCAGATTAGTTTTGATTATATTTTTGCCTCAGAAGAATATCATGGAACTGCAACCTGCATCTATTCTGATGGGTTTGCTTTTTTACTAAAGGAAGTCGGAAGTCCAACCTATCAAAATCTGGCTTTAATTCCCAGTACAACCATTCCCGTTAAGGTAACAAGTGTGCATCCGGATATTCCGGGTGCGTGTTCTGCACAAAACGAACAGTATTTTGATGCTTTTAACCCAACCGAATATCCAACAAATTTCAATGGTCAAACCGTAGTCCTGACAGCACAATCAGCTGTGCTTTCCGGTCATCAATATCATATAAAGCTAGTCATTGCTGATGAAGGAAATTACAGATACGATTCGGCAATTTTCTTAAAAGGAAGCAGTTTTTCTTTTGGAGTAGATTTGGGATCGGACAGAACTTTTGCCAATAATAATCCAGTGTGTCCAAATGAAAGTTTGACTTTAAACGGAACAGCACCAGGTGCTTTGAGTTACCAATGGAATTTCAACACGAATCCAATTCCGGGACAAAATGCCGCGACATTGAATTTTAATCCACCCTATACGAGTGCCCAAAACGGAACCTATTCCCTTACTACAACTTATTCCCCAACCTGCACAACTGTGGCAGATATCGATTTGGATTTTGCACCACAACTTATAATTGATAAGGATACGTATACTTTTTGTGATGTAGATGCGCTACAGGACGGAATTTCTACTATTGATTTCTTAAGCTACCTCGTTCCGACATTATTTTCGAATCTGCCAGCGGGGTATCAGGTTCGTTTTTATAATAGTCCAACCAGTGCAACTCCTCTACTTGATTCATTTCGGAATACTACTGCATTTCAACAAATCATATACGCAAAAATAGAAAACAGCAATTGTTATCCCGCTTTTCCTGTTACTTTAAACATGCATATTTTTCCCGAAACTATCTCAGATGTAACTGTTGGTATTTGCAATAATGATCCCATAACGTTAACAGCTGATGGTGGTTTCTTTCATTATACGTGGGACACCATCGCAGGCGATGAAACACAATCCATTCAGGTTACTGCGCCAGGAACTTACAGGGTTAATATTGAAAATGCAGCTAATTGTACTAAAATAAAAACCTTTACTGTTATCGGTTCAGAAGTCGCCACTATTGATAACATTATCGTACATGATTTCAATGAAAATAATTCTGTTGAAATTATTGCATCTGGCACTGGAAGCTATGAATATTCTATTGATGGGATTAATTTTCAGAATAGCCCTGTCTTCAATAATTTAAGCGGTTTGGTTTATACTGCTTATGTTCGTGACAAAAACGGTTGTGGAACTGTGGAGCAGCAATTTTATCTGATACAGATACCAAACTATTTTACCCCAAATGGTGATGGTTTTAATGATTATTGGAATATAAAAGATATCAATCCTTTGTCCCATAATGCAGGTGCTGTAATTTATATTTATGACCGTTTCGGAAAATTATTAAAACAAATTAGTACAAATGGTTTGGGTTGGGATGGAAAATTTAATGAAAAAACAATGCCCGCTGATGATTATTGGTATAATATTCAATTAGAAGACGGCCGAAGCGCCAGAGGACATTTTACTTTAAAAAGATAA
- a CDS encoding alpha/beta hydrolase yields MKVVAFFIFIGMVSTAQEIKVTSGKIERFPNFKSQYVDARNVDVWLPDGYSPNKKYAVLYMHDGQALYDASTTWNKQAWEVDETAGKLNSEGKVKKFIVVGIWNISEKRHPEYFPQKPYENLTKTQKDTITAQLQKAGRTTAVFKPYSDLYLKFLVTELKPFIDHNFSTLTDKDNTFIAGSSMGGLISMYAICEYPEVFGAAACISTHWPGVFASENNPIPDAFYAYLRKKLPNPKTNRIYFDYGDQTLDAMYPPLQQKVDIIMNEKGFTSENWITKFFPGENHSEEAWQKRLHIPLEFLLKK; encoded by the coding sequence ATGAAAGTAGTCGCGTTTTTTATATTTATTGGAATGGTTTCAACGGCTCAGGAAATAAAAGTTACCTCCGGAAAAATTGAACGTTTCCCAAATTTCAAATCACAATATGTAGATGCCCGGAATGTAGATGTCTGGCTTCCTGATGGCTATTCTCCCAACAAAAAATATGCTGTGCTTTATATGCATGATGGGCAAGCATTGTATGATGCATCCACAACCTGGAACAAGCAAGCTTGGGAAGTGGATGAAACTGCCGGAAAATTGAATTCGGAAGGCAAAGTCAAAAAATTTATCGTGGTTGGGATTTGGAACATATCCGAAAAAAGACACCCAGAATACTTTCCGCAGAAACCATATGAAAATTTAACGAAAACGCAAAAAGATACGATTACGGCTCAATTGCAAAAAGCCGGCAGAACAACAGCGGTTTTTAAACCTTACTCCGATTTGTATTTGAAATTTTTAGTGACGGAATTGAAACCTTTTATTGATCACAATTTTTCAACACTGACCGATAAAGACAATACTTTTATTGCGGGTTCGAGTATGGGCGGATTGATTTCGATGTATGCGATTTGTGAATATCCTGAAGTTTTTGGTGCTGCCGCTTGTATATCGACGCATTGGCCCGGCGTTTTTGCTTCTGAAAACAATCCGATTCCTGATGCTTTTTATGCTTATTTGAGAAAGAAACTTCCGAATCCTAAAACGAATCGGATTTACTTTGATTATGGCGACCAGACTTTAGATGCCATGTATCCGCCGTTACAACAAAAAGTCGATATCATTATGAATGAAAAAGGATTTACTTCAGAGAACTGGATTACTAAATTCTTTCCCGG